A single region of the Chelmon rostratus isolate fCheRos1 chromosome 5, fCheRos1.pri, whole genome shotgun sequence genome encodes:
- the tmem167a gene encoding protein kish-A produces the protein MSAIFNFQSLLTVILLLICTCAYIRALAPSLLDKNKTGLLGIFWKCARIGERKSPWVACCCVIMAFSILFLQ, from the exons ATG TCGGCCATTTTCAACTTCCAGTCATTGCTAACAGTGATTCTCCTCCTGATCTGTACCTGTGCCTACATCAGAGCACTGGCTCCCAGCCTGCTAGACAAGAACAAGACCGG gCTTCTAGGAATTTTCTGGAAGTGTGCCAGAATAG GTGAGCGGAAGAGTCCGTGGGTGGCTTGCTGCTGTGTCATCATGGCTTTTAGTATATTGTTTCTACAGTAG